The Planktothrix agardhii NIES-204 genomic interval ATTGGGACAAATGTTATTAAAAAATTCTCTGGAGAAACTAACCGAAATGTTAGATGAAAATATCATCAAGCGGTTAGCCATAGAAGACTTTAAACGGATGCCGATGGAGGAAGCCTTAGCCATTTTACCGGAAAAAGTCAAAGGATTTACTCCCCGGGAAACTAAAAAATTACTCATCGTTAAACTAAAACAGTTTACAACCGATGAGAATACCCGAAAAATGTTGGAAGACGAAGCCGCAGAAATGCCCCTACCGAAACTTCGGAAAATGGTTGATTTAGCCAAACGCAAATTTGCAGCAAAAGCCAAAGAATCTTTGCGGACTGCTAAACGGGAATTTCTGGCGGTTTTGGATCTTGATCCGAAAAATAAGGCCGCTAAACTGCACGTTGATCGCTGTATTCTGTATGAAACCACCCAACCCCCTGATGAAACTTGGGATGGAGTGTGGAACCTGACTGAGAAGTAATTAAAGATATTGAATTGAGAGACACGCTGTGGCACGTCTCTTTTAATTTTATAGCAGGGAACAGGGGTTAAATACGAGTGGGAATTGGGGACTGTCCGGCTTTGAATTTGGGGATAAAAGTATATTTGAGATAAATTCCTAAAGCCGTGATCAGGATAATTATAACTGTCCCTATTCCAATCGGACTGGGAACCCAGAAAATCGCTTCTAATTGATTAATTTCTCCGGGTTTAAGTGTCCAAATAACCTGTTTTCCATTCAGATCAACATTTAATAATAGAGGTGCTTCCGAGCCTTCAGGAATACCGATGGGATTAATCACAGTCGCACCCCAGGGAGTGTTTAAGACAAATTCTAGTTCTAATAAGTTCCCCGAACTAATTAGTACATTCTCCGAGGTAGAGAGTAGGGAAAGCGATCGCAAATCTAATTCTAAGTTGAGATAATTGCGTAAAGCAAAAAACCAATTATTTTGTTTAAGGTTTAAATTTGCAGAAAATTGAGGAATTTCGATATCGGGTTTTTTCTGGGATTTTTTATTGTTAAATTCAGCAGGATTAAAAAATTGATTAAATTTTGTCTCTAAATCCTGACCATTATTAAAAGGAATAGTAACTAATATTTCCTGTTTAGACAGTAGTTTGGTTTTTCCTTTTAACTGTTTAACCCGTTTTTCTAAACTAGATATCCATTCATCTACTACATCATGACTAAATTTAGTTAATTGTTCTCCTAATTGAATCTTTTGAACAATTTGACCATGGGTTTGATCCTGAAATGCCACTCCCACATCATACCTAACACAGCCACTCAACAGAAAAATGGCACAAAAAACAATACTGAGTTGTTTGATAATTTTGATCATGATTTTGTTCCTAGCCGTTAAAATTCAATTTAGTCCATTCTCCCGGTGTAGAAGAATTATTAAAGTCTATAATCACATTCTACTCTTGACATTAATACCAATTACCTTTCTTGACTCACTCCATCAAAAAGCGAACTAAACAGGGTTATTATCCTCTACTCTGGCCATCGGTACGGAAATTGCCACCTGTGGGAGTGTGAGTAACCCGCTCTCAAAAGGTTAAGATAGGGGAGAATCTTTCCAAGTCTATAAAACTCAAACCCCTACTAGCAAAAAAAATCGAGAAACTATGGGATTCTTTGATTCAGACATCGTACAACAAGAAGCTAAACAGCTATTTGAAGATTATCAATCTATGGTCAAACTGGGCAGTGATTATGGCAAGTTTGATCGGGCTGGGAAAAAACTCTATATTGAGCAAATGGAAGCGGTTATGGATCGTTACCGGATTTTCATGAAGCGGTTTGAACTTTCCGAGGATTTCATGGCCCAGATGACCGTTGAACAGTTACGCACCCAACTCGGTCAATTTGGGATTACCCCCGACCAAATGTTTGAACAGATGCACCGTACCCTAGAACGGATGAAGTCGGAATTAGAAAAACAGCCCTAATCCCCTCTATTTCCCTGAAAAAATCGGTGTCCTTGGGTTTATTTTGTTAAAATACATTAACTAGACCCTCGTTAGTTTAACGGGAGTCTCCCCTATTATGCCTGTGAATATCATTTTATGACTAACGTTCCTGTTTCTCGAATTCGTAATTTTTCTATTATTGCTCATATTGATCATGGGAAATCTACCCTGGCGGATCGACTTTTGGAGGCGACGGGTGCGGTTCAAAAACGGGAAATGAAGGAACAATTTCTTGACTCCATGGACTTAGAGCGAGAACGGGGAATTACGATTAAATTGCAAGCCGCCCGGATGAATTACAAAGCCGATGACGGTGAGGAATATGTATTAAATTTAATCGACACTCCGGGTCACGTTGACTTTTCTTATGAGGTGTCTAGGTCTTTAGCGGCTTGTGAAGGGGCGTTATTAGTTGTGGATGCGTCTCAAGGGGTAGAAGCTCAAACTTTAGCAAATGTTTATCTCGCCTTAGAAAATAACTTAGAAATTATTCCGGTTTTAAATAAGATTGATTTACCCGGAGCGGAGCCAGATCGGATTAAAAGTGAGATTGAAGAAATTATTGGGTTAGACTGTTCCGGGGCGGTGTTAGCTTCGGCGAAAGAAGGGGTGGGAATTCATGAAATTTTAGAGTCTATTGTCCGTTTAGTTCCACCTCCCCAGGATACGGTTGATCAGAAATTACGGGCATTAATTTTTGATAGTTATTATGACAGTTATCGCGGGGTAGTTGTTTATTTTCGGGTGATGGATGGTAGGCTAAAAAAAGGCGATCGCGTCCACTTAATGGCTTCGGGAAAAGAATATGAAGTTGATGAAATTGGCGTATTATCTCCGACTCAAATCCCCGTTGATGAACTCCACGCGGGGGAAGTAGGATATTTTTCTGCTGCGATTAAAGCCGTTGAAGATGCCCGGGTTGGGGATACTATTACTTTAGCCAATCGTCAAGCCGAACAAGCTTTGCCCGGTTATACCGAAGCAAAACCGATGGTGTTTTGTGGGTTATTTCCCACGGATTCTGATGAATATCCTAATCTAAAAGAAGCCTTAGAAAAACTCAAATTAAACGACGCGGCGTTATCTTATGAACCGGAAACTTCTAGTGCGATGGGGTTCGGTTTCCGATGTGGATTTTTAGGGTTACTGCACATGGAAATTGTGCAAGAACGTTTGGAAAGGGAATATGATTTAGACTTAATTGTGACTTCTCCTTCGGTGGTTTATCAAGTTACAACTCAAAAGGGAGAAGTGATGATGATCGATAACCCCAGTCGTTTACCTGAACCTAACCATCGGGAAAAAATAGAAGAACCATATGTGCGGGTAGAAATGATTACTCCTGAAGCTTATGTGGGCAGTTTAATGGAGTTAGCCCAGGGTCGTCGGGGTGAATTTAAGGATATGCGATATTTAGCTCAGGGACGGACAACCTTAGTTTATGAAGTGCCTTTAGCGGAAGTAGTGACGGACTTTTTTGATCAGATGAAATCCCGTTCTCGTGGTTATGCCAGTATGGAATATCATATTATTGGATATCGAGAAAATGCCTTAGTTAAACTCGATATTATGATTAATAAAGATCCGATCGATTCTTTGGCAATGATTGTTCACCGAGATAAAGCTTATCATGTTGGACGGGCAATGGTGGAAAAACTCAAAGAATTGATTCCCCGTCATCAATTTAAAGTTCCCATTCAAGCCACAATTGGATCTAAAGTTATTGCTAGTGAAAGTATTCCGGCATTAAGAAAAGATGTGTTAGCTAAATGTTATGGGGGGGATATTAGTCGGAAGAAAAAACTCTTACAGAAGCAAGCCAAAGGTAAAAAACGGATGAAATCCTTGGGTTCTGTGGATGTTCCTCAAGAGGCATTTATGGCGGTATTACGGTTAAATCAAGAATCCTAAATTGTTGTAGAGACGTTAAATTTAACGTCTCTACAACAAAGATCAATGTTGTTGGGTATAGCTGGGGTGTATTCAAAGCCAAGTCTTAACTTTAAAACGTTTTAGTAATCGTCGCCACTGATGGTGCTAATTGGTTTGGTAATGTTGTCATTACCACTGCTCAATTCCGAGTGATTCGCAGACCCCCTTTTTCTCGTCGTCAACTTCACTTAATGCTCCCAGCAAAAGGTGGAATGCGTCGTAAGTATGGGGGTTCTACGACTCGTCATGGATTCCGTAAGGGGGACTTGGTTAAATCTGCCAAGGGTGTTGGTTATGTGTCAGCAGACACCGAAAGACAAGTATCTGTCAGCGATGCTAATTGGAAACGGTTAGGGCAGATTACTTCTAGTAAAGTACAGTTAATTCGCCGTTCCAACGGGTTGATTGTTACTTAGAAGATTGTGTAAAGCCGTCCTTCGCTTCGCTAAAGGACGGGGTTTCAAACCCAATTTTTAGATGAGAATTTTAGTTACAGGTGGCGCGGGTTTTCTGGGTTCACACCTAATTGATCGCTTAATGGAACAGAGCCATGAAGTGATTTGTTTAGATAACTTTTTCACAGGGAGAAAACGAAATATCCTGAAATGGATCGGTAATCCCTATTTTGAACTGATCCGCCATGATATTACCGAACCAATTCGGTTAGAAGCCGATCAAATCTACCATTTAGCCTGTCCCGCCTCTCCAGTTCACTACCAATACAACCCGGTTAAAACCATCAAAACCAATGTATTAGGAACTATGAATATGTTGGGGTTAGCCAAACGGATCAAAGCCCGGTTTTTCCTAGCCTCCACTTCTGAAGTCTACGGAGATCCCGATGTTCACCCCCAAACGGAGGACTATCGAGGCAATGTCAACTGTATTGGGATTCGATCCTGTTACGACGAGGGAAAGCGGGTTGCAGAAACCTTAGCCTTTGACTATCACCGTCAAAACGGGGTAGATATTCGGGTGGTACGGATTTTTAATACCTATGGCCCCCGAATGTTAGAAAATGATGGCCGTGTGGTCAGTAACTTTATTGTCCAAGCCCTGCGAGGGATTCCCTTAACAGTTTATGGGGATGGTTCCCAAACCCGGAGTTTCTGTTATGTGTCAGACTTGGTAGAGGGATTCATCCGCTTGATGAATAGCGATCAGATTGGCCCTATTAATATCGGGAATCCAGGGGAATATACCATTTTGGAATTAGCTGAAAAAATTCAGAATCTCGTTAACCCAGATGTGGAAATTCAATTTAAACCGCTACCGGAGGATGATCCTAAACAGCGACAACCCGATATTACTCGTGCTAAAACCTACCTGAATTGGGAACCGACAATCCCACTGGATCAAGGATTAGAATTGACGGTGAAAGATTTTCGGGAACGCATCTACAACAGTTGAAAAGAGTAAAATCCTTGTTAACGATCAATCATTGAGCGTTAACAAGATTGTTAGTTTTTCGGTCAAAAAATTGAGGATAGATTTATGCGTGTTTGTGTAATTGGGACGGGATATGTGGGTTTAGTAACCGGAGTGTGTCTGGCACAGATCGGACATGATGTTATTTGTATTGATAATAATGAGGAAAAGGTCAAATTAATGAAATCGGGACAGTCCCCGATTTATGAACCCGGACTACCGGAATTAATGAAATCCTGTATGGAGTCCGGGCGGCTGGATTTTTCTTCGGATTTAGCTGCGGGTGTGGAACATGGTGAGGTGTTATTTATCGCCGTAGGAACTCCTCCTTTACCTAGCGGAGAAAGTGATACTCGTTATGTCGAAGCGGTGGCGCGGGGGATTGGAGCTAACCTGACCACAGGTTATAAAGTGATTGTGAATAAATCCACTGTACCCATTGGTTCCGGAGACTGGGTGCGGATGATTGTTTTAGATGGTGTTTCCGAGCGGCAAAAAGAAAAAGGGTCAGCAGGAACACCGATTGAAGCTGAATTTGATGTTGTTAGTAACCCGGAATTTTTACGCGAAGGTTCGGCGGTTTATGACACCTTTAATCCCGATCGAATTGTGTTAGGAAGTAATAGCAAAAAAGCCCTGGAGGTGATGCAGGAATTGTATGCACCTTTAGTATCGAGAAAACATTCTGATCATCCATCTTTACCCCCAGTTCCAATTGTGTTAACTGATCTAAGTTCAGCAGAAATGATTAAATATGCTGCTAACTCGTTCTTAGCAACTAAAATTAGCTTTATTAACGAAATTGCTAATATTTGCGATCGCGTCGGTGCGGATGTGACACAAGTAGCTCAAGGAATTGGCTTAGATTCTCGCATTGGGAATAAATTTTTACAAGCTGGAATTGGTTGGGGGGGTTCCTGTTTCCCTAAAGATGTTTCGGCTTTAATTCATACGGCCGATGACTATAATTATGACGCCCAATTATTAAAAGCGGCGGTGGAAGTTAATAACCGTCAACGCACGATTGCCATTGATAAATTACAGCAAGTGCTGAAAATTCTCAAAGGCAAAACCGTGGGATTATTGGGATTAACTTTTAAAGCTGATACGGACGATTTACGCGATGCTCCAGCTTTAGATATTATCCAAGAATTGAACCGTTTGGGGGCAAAAGTTAAAGCTTATGATCCGATTATTTCCCAAAGTGGGATGCGTCATGGGTTAACGGGGGTAATTGTTGAAACCGATCCTGAATTGTTAGCTGATGGCTGTGATGCGTTAATTTTAATTACCGACTGGGCGCAATTCCAAAACCTTGATTATGGGAAAATGGCGAAAAAAATGCACTCGGCATTTATGATTGATGGCCGGAATTTCTTAGACCGAAAACAATTAGAATCCGCAGGTTTCCAATATGTCGGTATTGGACATTAATCCCTAGGTTAATGTAGGATTAGGGTGGGCATTGCTCACCCTACATAACCTCTTAAAATCATATTAATTTGTTTCTGAACCTGATCTAATTTTCGACGTTGTTGATCAATCCAATCTTTTTCGGCTTCCCGTTGTTCAGGAGTTTCTTGTTCATATCGGTTTTGTTTCTCTAAAAAATCATTGTAAAAAATAATAATTTCTGTTGTAGTTGATAAAGCAAAATCAAAGCATTCAGTAAATCTTGAAGCCATATTTTCTTCTATAATTTCTTTGACTCTATTAACAAAAATGTCAAATCTTTCTCTAGTAATTACCATAAATCCTTGATTTAAAAATCCACCTAGATTTGGTTTTACCCACCAATCTGATAAAATATTGCTAGAATTTCCTTTTGTATTAATTAAGTAATTTTTTTGGTAAGAGTATGAAGTTGGTTTAACTGAAATATTAACTTGCTCTTGGAAATTTAGTAAATTAATTGTTGATTGAAGATAATTCATATCAATATTTGATACATTTTTATTTAAAAATAATAAATTTGTATTGATACTGGTGATCATCTCATTATTGATAATTTTTATTGTCTTATCTAATCCTTGAATCAAGCCATCTTTATCCGAAAGACCTAATTCTTTTTTTAAGTTTCCGCTTTTACTATCTTTAAACCACGTTTCTTTAAGCTGTTCACATTGATTTAACCATAAATTTTTAATTTCTTGAATCCCTTCTGTTTGACATTTTTTCTGTAACTCCCGAATTCTAAAATCAATCGCTGCTAGTTTTCCTATTTCTTCCCAGAGTTCAGACTTGGGGACAGCCATAATTCTAGGTTTACTATTCCAGACATCCTCAGCCTGATCCAAATCTTTATAACTAACTTCCATTAACTCTTTTAATCTAACTGCGGACTGTCTTAACTCCTGATTACAGGATTGAATCGACTGATTTAACTCCGTAGCGGATTGTTTCAACTCGCAAGATTCACTTTTATTGTTCAGTACAGAAACCGTTGAATAAGTAATAGACTGGAAGATATTTAAAAATTCATTCATTGCAGCAAGCCTCAATTAAGCATACAGTTCTACTTTACAACATTAGAGGAACAATAAATAAGTCAGTAACAATTTATAAATTATTTATCCGTGTTTATACGGTTTAATAAAATCAATTAAAATCAAAATAAATTTATTTTCCGTAAAAATACTTAAATCAGTAAAACAAAAAATTAATTGATCAAAATTTTAGCAATATCTGTTTGTTTTTAGAGGATTTTGAGTT includes:
- the lepA gene encoding GTP-binding protein LepA; the protein is MTNVPVSRIRNFSIIAHIDHGKSTLADRLLEATGAVQKREMKEQFLDSMDLERERGITIKLQAARMNYKADDGEEYVLNLIDTPGHVDFSYEVSRSLAACEGALLVVDASQGVEAQTLANVYLALENNLEIIPVLNKIDLPGAEPDRIKSEIEEIIGLDCSGAVLASAKEGVGIHEILESIVRLVPPPQDTVDQKLRALIFDSYYDSYRGVVVYFRVMDGRLKKGDRVHLMASGKEYEVDEIGVLSPTQIPVDELHAGEVGYFSAAIKAVEDARVGDTITLANRQAEQALPGYTEAKPMVFCGLFPTDSDEYPNLKEALEKLKLNDAALSYEPETSSAMGFGFRCGFLGLLHMEIVQERLEREYDLDLIVTSPSVVYQVTTQKGEVMMIDNPSRLPEPNHREKIEEPYVRVEMITPEAYVGSLMELAQGRRGEFKDMRYLAQGRTTLVYEVPLAEVVTDFFDQMKSRSRGYASMEYHIIGYRENALVKLDIMINKDPIDSLAMIVHRDKAYHVGRAMVEKLKELIPRHQFKVPIQATIGSKVIASESIPALRKDVLAKCYGGDISRKKKLLQKQAKGKKRMKSLGSVDVPQEAFMAVLRLNQES
- a CDS encoding UDP-glucose dehydrogenase, with amino-acid sequence MRVCVIGTGYVGLVTGVCLAQIGHDVICIDNNEEKVKLMKSGQSPIYEPGLPELMKSCMESGRLDFSSDLAAGVEHGEVLFIAVGTPPLPSGESDTRYVEAVARGIGANLTTGYKVIVNKSTVPIGSGDWVRMIVLDGVSERQKEKGSAGTPIEAEFDVVSNPEFLREGSAVYDTFNPDRIVLGSNSKKALEVMQELYAPLVSRKHSDHPSLPPVPIVLTDLSSAEMIKYAANSFLATKISFINEIANICDRVGADVTQVAQGIGLDSRIGNKFLQAGIGWGGSCFPKDVSALIHTADDYNYDAQLLKAAVEVNNRQRTIAIDKLQQVLKILKGKTVGLLGLTFKADTDDLRDAPALDIIQELNRLGAKVKAYDPIISQSGMRHGLTGVIVETDPELLADGCDALILITDWAQFQNLDYGKMAKKMHSAFMIDGRNFLDRKQLESAGFQYVGIGH
- a CDS encoding putative UDP-glucuronic acid decarboxylase → MRILVTGGAGFLGSHLIDRLMEQSHEVICLDNFFTGRKRNILKWIGNPYFELIRHDITEPIRLEADQIYHLACPASPVHYQYNPVKTIKTNVLGTMNMLGLAKRIKARFFLASTSEVYGDPDVHPQTEDYRGNVNCIGIRSCYDEGKRVAETLAFDYHRQNGVDIRVVRIFNTYGPRMLENDGRVVSNFIVQALRGIPLTVYGDGSQTRSFCYVSDLVEGFIRLMNSDQIGPINIGNPGEYTILELAEKIQNLVNPDVEIQFKPLPEDDPKQRQPDITRAKTYLNWEPTIPLDQGLELTVKDFRERIYNS